In Deltaproteobacteria bacterium, a single genomic region encodes these proteins:
- a CDS encoding Rpn family recombination-promoting nuclease/putative transposase produces MKTSQVKNTTDIIKDMKYLDPKLDIVFKLLMQQEKSLLQSMIETIVKLPAPIESLEVLNPEIPKAIGIDKGVILDVRVSLANRARFDVEMQSQLPDGINSRFLYYWAKEYCSELSRGDDYVDLL; encoded by the coding sequence TGAAGACTAGCCAAGTTAAAAACACCACTGATATAATAAAAGATATGAAGTATCTTGATCCAAAACTTGATATTGTTTTCAAGTTATTGATGCAACAAGAAAAATCATTGCTGCAATCAATGATCGAGACAATAGTAAAGCTGCCCGCACCAATCGAATCATTAGAAGTATTAAACCCTGAAATTCCTAAAGCAATCGGTATAGACAAGGGCGTGATTCTTGATGTTCGGGTGAGTTTAGCTAATCGAGCCCGCTTTGACGTTGAGATGCAAAGCCAACTGCCTGACGGTATAAATTCTAGATTTTTATATTATTGGGCCAAAGAATATTGCAGTGAGCTAAGCCGTGGTGATGATTATGTTGATTTATTG